A window from Ignavibacteriota bacterium encodes these proteins:
- a CDS encoding metallophosphoesterase yields MKNFLVIILNLLFTISIFSQEINFFENFNDGSIEKWTIVDDEPSFSGPSNWFVDDKVLRQTSNIWAYAAPLEFHYHLGTHLFIGDINWADYSFNVNVKAGDDDGIGILFRYNDEKNYYRFLLIKDANNGGPKWKIQKFVNGEVFTLYEEELENAIPKNWFALTANVRKDSISIYVNSKLFRTVQDSTYSKGKIGLTCYAMSNANFDSISVTSKFKVYDEPENTEIVSDRKPFIQLTDTNSVAIAWNTKNKSIGKVEFGIDSLNLASITEDTLANRHFVLIENLETNQKYFYKVYNNNDLFTEQSYFKTAENSDENNIDFLIWGDSGTGNEAQYKIAEKINSETDSVDFGIHVGDVSQSIGQEYDNIFFTPYAKFVSRKNVYTCIGNHDTYYDNAETYLNDFYYTKDFSVTERYYTVKRGQTFFLIIDSNIDFSPQSNQYKYIDAVFKSEDYKSSLWKFVVFHHPPYCELWPEWDGDGNVRNYLLPLFEKYNVDIVFNGHTHGYERGLLNGVYYIITGGGGGGLDTYARDWAHIKKSISIHHYCKVNIKNNVLTLTAIDTDGEIIDKIQILKTLTNYKSSQNNLLQRFELQQNYPNPFNNSTTIVYSLSEKSNVKLKILNEIGEQVEMLELGDKDAGIYKINYTNNKLVSGIYFVNLITDVGFETKKMILIK; encoded by the coding sequence ATGAAAAATTTTTTGGTAATAATTCTGAATTTACTTTTTACAATTTCAATATTTTCTCAAGAAATAAATTTTTTCGAAAATTTTAACGATGGATCTATTGAAAAATGGACAATTGTTGACGATGAACCTTCATTTTCTGGTCCAAGTAATTGGTTTGTTGATGACAAAGTATTAAGACAAACTTCTAATATTTGGGCTTATGCAGCTCCTTTGGAATTTCATTATCATTTAGGAACGCACTTATTTATTGGTGATATCAACTGGGCAGACTATTCTTTTAATGTAAATGTTAAAGCCGGAGATGATGATGGAATTGGAATTTTGTTCAGATATAATGATGAAAAAAATTATTATAGATTTTTACTCATTAAAGATGCCAACAATGGTGGGCCAAAGTGGAAAATACAAAAATTTGTTAATGGTGAAGTTTTTACGCTTTATGAAGAAGAATTAGAAAATGCAATTCCAAAAAATTGGTTTGCTCTTACAGCAAATGTTAGAAAAGATTCTATTTCAATTTATGTAAACTCAAAACTATTTAGAACGGTTCAAGATAGTACGTATTCAAAAGGAAAAATTGGATTAACTTGTTATGCAATGTCCAATGCAAATTTTGACAGTATATCGGTAACTTCCAAATTTAAAGTTTATGATGAACCAGAAAATACTGAAATTGTTTCAGATCGAAAACCATTTATTCAATTGACTGATACAAATTCTGTTGCAATTGCTTGGAATACAAAAAACAAATCAATTGGTAAAGTTGAATTCGGAATTGATTCATTAAATTTAGCATCAATTACTGAAGACACATTAGCTAATAGACATTTTGTTTTAATAGAAAATCTTGAAACAAATCAAAAATACTTTTATAAAGTTTATAATAACAACGATTTGTTTACTGAACAAAGTTATTTCAAAACTGCAGAAAATTCAGATGAAAATAATATTGATTTTCTTATTTGGGGCGATAGCGGCACCGGAAATGAAGCTCAATACAAAATTGCAGAAAAAATAAATTCAGAAACTGATTCTGTAGATTTTGGAATTCATGTTGGAGACGTATCACAATCAATTGGTCAAGAGTATGATAATATATTTTTTACACCGTATGCAAAATTTGTAAGTAGAAAAAATGTTTATACATGTATTGGTAATCATGATACGTATTATGATAATGCCGAAACCTATTTAAATGATTTTTATTACACAAAAGATTTTTCTGTAACTGAAAGATATTATACTGTTAAAAGAGGTCAAACTTTTTTTCTAATAATTGATTCAAATATAGATTTTTCACCGCAATCAAATCAATATAAATATATTGATGCAGTATTCAAATCAGAAGATTATAAAAGTTCGTTATGGAAATTTGTAGTATTTCATCATCCACCTTACTGCGAGTTATGGCCGGAATGGGATGGTGATGGAAATGTTAGAAATTATTTACTCCCCTTATTTGAAAAATACAATGTTGATATAGTTTTTAATGGACATACACATGGTTATGAACGTGGTTTGTTAAACGGTGTTTACTATATAATAACCGGCGGCGGTGGGGGTGGTTTAGATACTTATGCTAGGGATTGGGCACATATTAAAAAGTCAATATCCATTCATCATTATTGTAAAGTGAATATAAAAAATAATGTGTTAACATTAACAGCAATAGATACAGATGGAGAAATTATTGATAAAATTCAGATACTAAAAACATTAACTAATTACAAATCATCACAAAATAATTTACTACAAAGATTTGAACTTCAGCAGAATTATCCGAATCCATTTAATAATTCAACTACAATAGTTTATTCCTTAAGTGAAAAAAGTAATGTGAAATTAAAAATATTAAATGAAATTGGAGAACAAGTTGAAATGTTGGAATTAGGTGATAAAGATGCGGGTATATATAAAATAAATTACACAAATAATAAACTTGTTTCCGGAATTTACTTTGTAAATCTTATTACAGATGTGGGTTTCGAAACTAAAAAAATGATTTTAATAAAATAA
- a CDS encoding Crp/Fnr family transcriptional regulator, whose translation MVNDFENNYKLLFSELENFCNNKEEINIDEIKKVFKYEFYSKGEFYIREGETPNKIGFITKGLMKYYYIDLDGNEWIKYFSGENSFTASYASFLYQFPSLYFIEAIEDTTILSINFDTYIKNINSSNLWCTIARKHTEKIYYEKEKREASLLKESGSERYANFLKEFSQLSNRISLKDTASFLGLTAVSLSRIRNMKQGKINKC comes from the coding sequence TTGGTAAATGATTTTGAAAATAATTATAAACTTCTTTTTTCGGAATTAGAAAATTTTTGTAATAATAAAGAAGAAATTAATATTGATGAAATTAAAAAAGTATTTAAATATGAATTTTATTCAAAAGGAGAATTTTATATCCGAGAAGGAGAGACCCCTAATAAAATTGGTTTTATTACAAAAGGTTTAATGAAATATTATTATATCGATTTAGATGGAAATGAATGGATAAAATACTTTTCCGGCGAAAATAGTTTCACTGCTTCATATGCAAGTTTTTTATATCAATTCCCTTCCCTTTATTTTATTGAGGCAATTGAAGATACAACAATTTTGTCAATTAATTTTGACACATACATCAAAAATATAAATAGCTCAAATTTATGGTGTACGATTGCAAGAAAACATACCGAAAAGATTTACTATGAAAAAGAAAAAAGAGAAGCAAGTTTACTTAAAGAAAGCGGCAGCGAAAGGTATGCAAATTTTCTTAAAGAATTTAGTCAACTTTCCAATAGAATTAGTTTAAAAGATACGGCTTCATTCTTAGGACTTACGGCTGTTTCTTTATCACGTATAAGAAATATGAAACAAGGAAAAATTAACAAATGTTAA
- a CDS encoding PorV/PorQ family protein codes for MKKFNLILTYMLLTFIFSSTFFAQDKSEQKTFQTEVDGIGTNALTFLEIGVGARAMGMGGAYAAVSNDASSIYWNPAGIVWIENMEFEVMHNSWFLDANNEFFGAVFPIAELNSSLGISFTTLGFGDQPVRTVNRPEGTGESYSARDYSAGITWATALTDRFSFGISFKYISSQIWHETGTAFATDFGIFYNTELEGLRLGFSMNNFGTDIKYEGQDIHTTVDPDIEVENFDRVPSEYQTDSYPIPLLFRAGISYEANLGGFGSAIAAIDLLHPSNSPEAINAGIEYSFAKMFFLRGGYEGLFDSEAFSGLTLGAGIDYYNNSANFGVRFDYSWADWGILENSQRFSVGLVF; via the coding sequence ATGAAAAAGTTTAATTTAATTTTAACATACATGTTGCTAACATTCATTTTTTCTTCCACTTTTTTTGCACAAGATAAAAGTGAACAAAAAACCTTTCAAACCGAAGTTGACGGAATTGGTACAAATGCACTTACCTTTTTAGAAATTGGTGTTGGCGCGCGAGCAATGGGGATGGGTGGAGCTTATGCGGCTGTCTCAAATGATGCATCTTCTATTTATTGGAATCCAGCTGGAATAGTTTGGATTGAAAATATGGAATTTGAAGTAATGCATAATTCTTGGTTTCTCGATGCAAATAATGAATTCTTTGGTGCAGTTTTTCCAATTGCTGAACTTAACTCTTCATTAGGAATAAGTTTTACAACACTTGGATTTGGTGACCAACCGGTCCGTACTGTTAATAGACCTGAAGGAACTGGAGAAAGTTACAGTGCACGAGACTATTCAGCTGGGATAACTTGGGCGACTGCTTTAACAGATAGATTTTCATTTGGGATTTCTTTCAAATATATAAGCTCACAAATTTGGCATGAAACCGGCACAGCATTCGCAACAGATTTTGGTATTTTCTATAATACAGAACTCGAAGGATTAAGGTTAGGTTTTAGTATGAATAATTTTGGAACTGATATTAAATATGAAGGACAAGATATTCACACCACTGTTGATCCGGATATAGAAGTTGAAAACTTTGATAGAGTTCCTTCGGAATATCAAACCGATAGTTACCCAATTCCGCTTTTATTTAGAGCCGGTATTTCTTATGAAGCAAACTTAGGCGGATTTGGTTCTGCAATTGCGGCAATTGATTTATTGCATCCGAGTAATTCACCGGAAGCAATTAATGCCGGTATTGAATATTCGTTTGCGAAAATGTTCTTTTTACGCGGAGGTTATGAAGGTTTATTTGATTCAGAAGCATTTAGCGGATTAACACTTGGTGCGGGAATAGACTACTACAACAATTCCGCAAACTTTGGAGTAAGATTTGATTACTCTTGGGCTGACTGGGGAATACTTGAAAATTCACAAAGATTTTCTGTAGGATTGGTTTTTTAG
- a CDS encoding TonB-dependent receptor yields the protein MKLLLLFFLFIPSIIFMQTGMVSGIVKDASTNEYLIGANVVIIELENTGTATDENGKFNLSLPVGSYSMKVSLIGYQPVVKIDVIVKTKSEVFLEISLIPTAIVISEVKVTADYFDKAVIENNLSTVALGVEQVRRSPGAMGDFQRILQAMPGVSFSNDQTNELLVRGGSPNENLTVFDGMELHSTNHYPNEFNSGGPINMVNTELIQDIQFSTGGFISKYGDKLSSVMIINTREGTRLSNLMGEINFNMAGIGAILEGNINNGKGSWLISLRKSYIDLIAGGFGLTAIPKYYDGQFKIAYDLSNNHKLSWSGIYGNDKILFEGESEKTYEEKAGVVDSVDVGHIDVKQNQWASGIMLKSFWSKKLYSNISFYGNNYHDDILLKADYTERIFDSSGKLEETNFISSRKIFDNISDNTEMAIRSEFIYNISKTHKLEFGGLFKFGGYIQKAYIDADTSRYDLNDDGIFDQIVFQPESEIKTDLKLFDNYKSYIFLNDHINLLNQKLQINLGLRYDYFSYSENGNVSPRLSLSYFLIPTITSINFAYGEYYQTQAYPTYGDRYNTNINKFVKNTHARHFVAGIEHILDDGLKLNFEGYYKTYNNIPVSETFINFNDHTFRSEKMLNIGTQKVYGIDFLIQQKLVKNIYGTISYSRMWSKVDDPRNGYKGKIYSSDYDFPHVFNVVIGKRFSNLRKDLNELPFYIKYPSYILPFSDDMEISTRWRYASGKPYTPEIYVTNEQHRVGSIKWTEGSWVSSSEINSLRYKPYHRLDIAFNSRYNFESWNLVITLSVQNVYNRKNITTFQYNSDGTVDNIYQFSLLPVAGIEIEF from the coding sequence ATGAAACTTTTACTTTTATTTTTTCTATTTATTCCATCAATAATTTTTATGCAGACTGGCATGGTTTCCGGAATAGTGAAAGATGCATCTACAAATGAATATTTAATTGGTGCAAATGTTGTAATTATTGAATTGGAAAATACCGGTACTGCAACTGACGAAAATGGGAAATTTAATTTATCATTGCCCGTTGGAAGTTATTCAATGAAAGTAAGTTTAATTGGTTACCAGCCAGTTGTTAAAATTGATGTTATTGTAAAAACAAAAAGTGAAGTTTTTCTCGAAATTTCTCTTATACCAACAGCAATAGTAATTTCTGAAGTTAAAGTTACTGCAGATTATTTTGATAAAGCTGTTATTGAAAATAATCTAAGTACAGTTGCTCTTGGTGTGGAACAAGTAAGAAGATCCCCCGGAGCTATGGGAGATTTTCAAAGAATACTTCAAGCAATGCCCGGCGTTTCCTTTTCTAATGATCAAACAAATGAGCTTTTAGTTAGAGGCGGTTCACCTAATGAAAATCTTACAGTGTTTGATGGAATGGAACTTCACTCAACAAATCATTATCCTAATGAATTTAATTCTGGCGGACCCATAAATATGGTTAATACAGAATTAATCCAAGATATTCAATTTTCAACCGGAGGATTTATTTCTAAATATGGAGATAAATTATCTTCCGTCATGATTATCAATACAAGAGAAGGGACAAGACTTTCAAATCTAATGGGCGAAATAAATTTTAATATGGCGGGAATTGGTGCAATCTTAGAGGGAAATATTAATAATGGAAAAGGTTCATGGTTAATTTCCTTACGTAAAAGTTATATTGATTTAATTGCCGGAGGTTTTGGGCTTACCGCAATTCCAAAATATTATGATGGGCAATTTAAAATAGCATATGATTTATCCAACAATCATAAATTAAGCTGGTCGGGAATTTATGGAAATGATAAAATTTTATTTGAAGGAGAAAGTGAGAAAACATATGAAGAAAAAGCTGGAGTAGTTGATTCTGTTGATGTTGGTCATATTGATGTTAAGCAAAATCAGTGGGCAAGCGGAATTATGCTAAAAAGTTTTTGGTCAAAAAAATTATATTCCAATATATCTTTTTACGGTAATAATTATCATGATGATATTCTTCTGAAAGCAGATTATACAGAACGAATTTTTGATTCTTCAGGAAAATTAGAGGAAACAAATTTTATATCATCAAGAAAAATATTTGATAATATTTCTGATAATACCGAAATGGCAATTCGCTCGGAATTTATTTACAATATTTCAAAAACACACAAACTTGAATTTGGAGGATTATTTAAATTCGGTGGATATATTCAAAAGGCATATATTGATGCCGATACTTCAAGATATGATTTAAATGATGATGGAATTTTTGATCAAATTGTATTTCAACCGGAATCAGAAATTAAAACAGATTTGAAACTTTTTGATAATTACAAAAGTTATATTTTCCTAAATGATCATATTAATTTATTAAATCAAAAACTTCAAATTAATTTGGGATTAAGATATGACTATTTTTCATATAGCGAGAATGGAAATGTAAGCCCCAGATTATCATTAAGCTATTTTTTAATTCCTACAATTACTTCAATTAATTTTGCTTACGGCGAATATTATCAAACACAAGCCTATCCAACTTATGGAGATAGATACAATACAAATATTAATAAATTTGTAAAGAATACTCATGCACGGCATTTTGTTGCCGGTATTGAACATATTTTAGATGATGGATTAAAATTAAATTTTGAAGGATATTATAAAACTTACAATAATATTCCGGTTAGCGAAACTTTCATAAATTTTAATGATCATACTTTTAGATCGGAAAAAATGTTAAATATTGGAACCCAAAAAGTTTATGGAATTGATTTTCTTATTCAGCAAAAATTAGTTAAAAATATTTATGGCACAATCAGCTACTCAAGAATGTGGTCTAAAGTTGATGATCCGCGAAATGGATATAAAGGAAAAATATATTCATCAGATTATGATTTCCCTCATGTATTTAATGTTGTAATTGGTAAACGATTTAGCAATCTTAGAAAAGATTTAAATGAATTACCTTTCTATATAAAATATCCAAGTTATATTTTACCTTTTTCCGATGATATGGAAATTAGTACAAGATGGCGTTACGCAAGCGGAAAACCGTATACTCCAGAAATTTATGTTACAAATGAACAGCACAGAGTCGGTAGTATAAAATGGACTGAAGGAAGTTGGGTTTCATCTTCTGAAATAAATAGTTTAAGATACAAACCATATCACAGACTGGATATTGCTTTTAACAGCAGATATAATTTTGAAAGTTGGAATTTAGTTATTACTCTTTCTGTACAAAATGTTTACAATAGAAAAAATATTACTACATTTCAGTATAATTCTGATGGAACTGTTGATAATATTTACCAATTTTCGCTTTTACCAGTTGCCGGAATTGAAATAGAGTTTTGA
- a CDS encoding TonB-dependent receptor encodes MITKKKIYFSYKILLILLFFTIRIYAGTTGKIVGKVSDKSTGEMLPGVNIIIENTTQGTATDMDGYFSIINVKPGKYNLIFKFIGYSDYRIEDVMVDVDRTTQVSVEMISSSIQINEVVVKAEKPPVQKDRTYSSAVVNADEISTLPVTEVSEVLTLQPGVVKSGGSLHFRGGREREVAYIIDGMPVTNSFSQSGGSNVEIENSMISQLEVITGTFNAEYGSAQSGIINIVTKDIARNISGSASVYAGDYLSNKTNTFLGIDNFNPASEKDFQFNINVPIISDKLGVSLVGRYNNSESLYWYEKRFNPIDGWKIAAYQKWFQEQKADEYAATQAIAIPDSLKTGDLSQGPLATYQEAELHFKINYRPIPEVKLSYQVFGSFGYQEGRADFARLYSPEEMGVTNSYSHNHIFSLRHTPSEKFFYNIGFSYQFNDAESYYRKDNKVASYPGDIGIQPIDASTDGFSLGTTDGFYSDASGKNYRSQIIFKGDFNWQADKYNFIKGGFEFKKHKVNTYSWGYVATKDWENKMWLNFEPDPTLTFENYWQIMTEYWKTWEDIYDTTKYRKVYADEYALWRDYTIEPYEMSAYLQDKVELGEIILNAGLRFDMFLPNEKVPINYRVEALKLGSEINLQDANNVVQLSPRLGLSFPISATGVFHAAYGHFFQMPSFQKMYNEPLYVVTPIQLNDRLLGNADLEPEKTIQYELGLQQQIIPGLTIDVSAYYKDIRNLLGVEYLTTVDNVRYKRFINRDYGNSKGITIGLRSFGNDLLNATLNYTYSTANGSSSNPEEVAVIQASTQIGGDPIEFVNRQIIPLDWDQRHTLNTVLNFNFPEIINLSIVGNIWSGQPYSPSFLERYDILEVEYKNASSKPVKWNVDLKASKSLNFFGLNYNLYLKVDNLFDNLNEEVVYSSTGSASENARLPENEILEIERLNQAGLFTLDEIDNEPSWYSSPRKIQIGFEVLF; translated from the coding sequence TTGATTACAAAAAAGAAAATCTATTTTAGCTATAAGATTCTATTGATTCTTTTATTCTTTACAATCAGAATTTACGCTGGAACTACGGGAAAAATTGTTGGTAAAGTTTCTGATAAATCAACTGGTGAAATGCTTCCCGGAGTAAACATTATTATAGAAAATACCACACAAGGAACAGCTACAGATATGGATGGATATTTTTCTATTATAAATGTAAAACCCGGTAAGTATAACCTAATATTCAAATTTATTGGATATTCTGATTATAGAATTGAAGATGTAATGGTTGATGTTGATAGAACAACTCAAGTATCAGTTGAAATGATTTCTTCCTCAATTCAAATAAATGAAGTTGTTGTTAAAGCAGAAAAACCTCCGGTTCAAAAAGATAGAACTTATAGTTCAGCAGTTGTAAATGCCGATGAAATAAGTACTTTGCCTGTAACAGAAGTTAGCGAAGTTCTAACATTGCAACCCGGAGTAGTAAAATCCGGCGGCTCATTGCATTTTAGAGGAGGAAGAGAAAGAGAAGTTGCATATATAATTGATGGAATGCCGGTAACAAATTCATTTAGTCAAAGCGGTGGATCAAATGTTGAAATTGAAAATTCGATGATTTCTCAGCTTGAAGTAATTACTGGAACTTTTAATGCCGAATATGGTTCGGCGCAGTCTGGGATAATTAATATAGTTACCAAAGATATAGCCAGAAATATTTCTGGTTCTGCGAGCGTATATGCTGGCGATTATCTTAGCAACAAAACAAATACATTTTTAGGTATTGATAATTTTAATCCCGCATCAGAAAAAGATTTTCAATTTAATATTAATGTTCCAATTATTAGCGATAAATTAGGAGTTTCATTAGTTGGAAGATATAACAACAGTGAAAGTTTATATTGGTATGAGAAAAGATTTAATCCAATAGATGGTTGGAAAATTGCTGCTTATCAAAAATGGTTTCAAGAACAAAAAGCTGATGAATATGCCGCAACTCAAGCTATTGCAATACCTGATTCATTAAAAACTGGTGATTTATCTCAAGGACCTTTAGCAACTTATCAAGAAGCGGAACTTCACTTCAAAATAAATTATCGTCCAATACCTGAAGTTAAATTATCATACCAAGTATTTGGTTCATTTGGTTATCAAGAAGGAAGAGCAGATTTTGCAAGACTTTATTCTCCCGAAGAAATGGGTGTTACAAATTCATATTCTCATAATCATATTTTTTCATTGCGACATACTCCATCAGAAAAATTCTTTTATAATATTGGATTTTCATACCAGTTTAATGATGCGGAATCTTATTATCGAAAAGATAATAAAGTTGCTTCATATCCTGGTGATATTGGAATTCAACCGATAGATGCATCAACAGATGGATTTTCTCTTGGCACTACAGATGGATTTTATTCAGATGCCTCCGGTAAAAATTATAGATCACAAATAATCTTTAAAGGTGATTTCAACTGGCAAGCTGATAAATACAATTTTATTAAAGGTGGTTTTGAATTTAAAAAACATAAAGTTAATACATATAGTTGGGGATATGTGGCAACAAAAGATTGGGAAAACAAAATGTGGTTAAATTTTGAACCGGATCCAACTTTAACTTTTGAAAATTATTGGCAAATAATGACTGAGTACTGGAAAACTTGGGAAGATATTTATGATACAACTAAATATAGAAAAGTATATGCTGATGAATATGCTCTTTGGCGTGATTATACAATAGAGCCTTATGAAATGTCTGCTTATCTTCAAGACAAGGTTGAACTTGGGGAGATTATTCTCAATGCCGGATTAAGATTTGATATGTTTTTACCCAATGAAAAAGTTCCAATCAATTATCGTGTTGAAGCATTAAAATTAGGATCGGAAATAAATCTTCAAGATGCAAATAACGTTGTTCAATTAAGTCCACGATTAGGTTTATCATTCCCAATATCAGCAACCGGAGTTTTTCATGCAGCATACGGACATTTTTTCCAGATGCCAAGTTTTCAAAAAATGTATAATGAGCCGCTTTATGTTGTTACGCCAATTCAGTTGAATGACAGACTTTTAGGGAATGCAGATTTGGAACCAGAAAAAACAATTCAATATGAACTTGGTTTGCAACAACAAATAATTCCCGGATTAACAATTGATGTTTCTGCTTATTACAAAGATATAAGAAATTTACTTGGTGTTGAATATTTAACAACTGTGGATAATGTAAGATATAAAAGATTTATAAATAGAGATTATGGAAATAGCAAAGGGATAACAATTGGATTAAGAAGTTTTGGTAATGATTTATTAAATGCAACTTTAAATTATACTTATTCAACAGCAAATGGAAGTTCTTCAAATCCTGAAGAAGTTGCTGTTATTCAAGCATCAACACAAATTGGCGGTGATCCTATTGAGTTTGTAAATAGACAAATTATTCCTTTGGATTGGGATCAGCGACATACATTAAATACCGTTCTCAATTTTAATTTTCCTGAAATAATAAACCTAAGTATTGTAGGAAATATATGGTCGGGCCAGCCATATAGTCCATCATTTCTTGAAAGATATGATATTCTTGAAGTAGAATACAAAAACGCTTCTTCCAAACCCGTTAAATGGAATGTTGATTTAAAAGCTAGTAAATCACTAAACTTTTTTGGGCTTAACTATAACTTATATCTGAAGGTTGATAACTTATTTGATAATCTTAACGAAGAAGTAGTTTATTCAAGTACGGGTAGTGCAAGTGAAAACGCTAGATTACCTGAAAATGAAATACTAGAAATTGAAAGATTAAATCAAGCTGGATTATTCACACTTGATGAAATTGATAATGAACCTTCTTGGTATTCAAGCCCTAGAAAAATTCAAATTGGTTTTGAAGTTTTATTTTAA